From one Spartobacteria bacterium genomic stretch:
- the ygfK gene encoding putative selenate reductase subunit YgfK, protein MSDAFQPIPMQQLSDFIFSEWRQKQTILGIPKSLFVSPDEVRPLRTSMFGHPLDTPFGVAAGPHSQMAQNIIAAWLCGARFIELKTIQTLDELDVSKPCIDMEDVGFNCEWSQELKIQQSFDEYLRAWVLIHALHHKLGFAGEIPGVVFNISVGYNLEGMLKDNVQWFLRHMLDAGERLEQHIETVASFYPAVRDIPIGRKLSDSVTLSTMHGCPPDEIGRIGAYLIEEWGFHTFVKCNPTLLGPEKLRGILNDMLGFKEVIVPDEAFEHDLTYPDAIKILKDLQSIANRKQVFFGVKLSNTLECVNNRNIFPEKESMMYMSGRPLQGVTVQLAAQLAETFNGNLMMSYAGGADAFNAANLLRCGMVTVTTCSDLLRSGGYMRMAQYVSESMTAMKQADAHTIDEWICSGTESHDRNTAAYVHLLRYAKQVLDEPLLKKDRFERSQTKTTRPLGLFDCVQAPCADTCPIHQDVPLYMEAVAGGDFKRAAEIVLKANALPAILGRSCTHICEPVCVRTHYDEPLAIREIKRFIMDQHQEASFPIHVSPKTAKIGIIRAGPCGFAVAKELGQAGYDITLFEKQPSPGGMVQGTIPGYRATQSAVDADLDRIKALGVQVICNTAVTMQNMKEKGFDYIVIACGAQKGIPLGLKGEDAPNVLDAMDFLRASRENKAPDLGQRVGVIGGGDVAMDCARSAKRLSAGDVTLFYRRTRAQMPAEKEEIEAALSEGIILKELSAPIECIESNKRMTALRCQKMKLGEPDESGRQRPLPLPGSTFDTSLDTLIVAIGQQPDFDFLGETGPACNKRGYIQANPETLETSLSGVYAGGDAINNGPETIVKALGDGKTISQSIRAKVEGIPINEPGPLPEGDYADLLQRRGKRAWRVDIPESTVDQRNGFDEVIHTLSKDAAQKEAARCLACHKMCSICTTVCPNRALFTYNITPEQLPAFDVKINEHWAVAVIRKVYNVFQSFQVAVLTDFCNECANCETFCPTAGAPYRDKPRIYINRAEFEVQENNAFTLGRNTNNGLSLAGRFAGQTHRLVESGDDMIYETAAFRLHITPDGGIQKTEALDVENGIYPGDSFAPLAILLKGLKQSAGWMACGEV, encoded by the coding sequence ATGTCCGATGCATTTCAGCCGATACCGATGCAGCAATTATCTGATTTTATTTTTTCGGAGTGGAGACAGAAACAAACTATTTTGGGTATTCCCAAGTCATTATTTGTTTCTCCGGATGAGGTTCGTCCTTTGCGAACATCGATGTTTGGTCATCCACTGGATACCCCGTTTGGCGTAGCCGCCGGCCCGCATAGTCAAATGGCTCAGAACATTATTGCCGCATGGTTATGCGGTGCTCGCTTTATTGAATTAAAAACAATTCAGACGCTGGACGAATTGGATGTTTCTAAGCCCTGCATTGATATGGAGGATGTGGGGTTCAACTGTGAGTGGTCGCAAGAATTAAAAATCCAGCAATCGTTTGATGAGTATTTGCGAGCCTGGGTACTGATTCATGCGCTTCATCATAAATTGGGTTTTGCAGGAGAGATTCCAGGCGTCGTTTTTAATATCAGTGTAGGTTACAATCTTGAGGGGATGCTTAAGGACAATGTACAGTGGTTTTTAAGACATATGCTAGACGCAGGCGAGCGACTGGAACAACACATTGAAACCGTAGCGTCTTTTTATCCTGCCGTGCGGGATATTCCCATAGGACGCAAGCTCTCAGATAGTGTAACCTTGTCCACCATGCATGGTTGCCCTCCAGATGAAATAGGTCGTATAGGTGCCTATTTAATCGAGGAATGGGGATTTCATACCTTCGTCAAATGCAATCCCACATTACTCGGTCCGGAAAAACTGCGAGGCATCTTAAATGACATGCTGGGCTTCAAAGAGGTCATCGTTCCGGACGAAGCCTTTGAACATGATTTAACGTACCCTGATGCGATCAAGATTCTCAAGGATCTACAATCCATTGCGAACCGAAAGCAGGTCTTTTTTGGTGTGAAACTGTCTAACACATTAGAATGCGTCAATAATCGCAATATATTCCCTGAAAAAGAATCGATGATGTACATGTCGGGACGTCCGCTGCAAGGAGTTACCGTGCAACTGGCCGCACAGCTAGCAGAGACATTTAATGGAAATCTCATGATGTCCTATGCCGGCGGTGCCGACGCTTTTAACGCAGCAAATCTTCTGCGCTGCGGGATGGTAACGGTGACCACCTGCTCGGATCTGCTGCGTAGCGGCGGATATATGCGTATGGCGCAATATGTCAGCGAATCGATGACAGCCATGAAACAAGCAGATGCCCATACCATTGATGAATGGATATGCAGCGGGACTGAATCCCATGATCGCAATACTGCAGCCTATGTCCATCTGCTGCGCTATGCAAAACAGGTACTGGATGAACCATTGCTCAAAAAAGATCGATTTGAACGATCACAGACCAAAACAACCCGACCGCTTGGTTTATTTGATTGTGTGCAGGCTCCCTGCGCCGACACCTGCCCTATTCATCAAGATGTGCCTCTCTACATGGAAGCAGTGGCAGGCGGTGACTTCAAAAGAGCCGCAGAAATCGTTCTGAAAGCCAATGCCCTGCCTGCGATTCTTGGTCGATCCTGCACACACATCTGTGAACCCGTCTGCGTGCGCACTCATTACGACGAGCCGTTGGCAATCCGAGAAATTAAGCGATTCATTATGGATCAGCACCAAGAGGCATCGTTTCCCATTCATGTATCGCCAAAAACAGCGAAAATCGGCATCATCAGAGCTGGCCCTTGCGGTTTCGCAGTCGCAAAAGAGCTGGGTCAGGCAGGATACGACATAACGCTATTCGAGAAACAGCCAAGTCCGGGCGGCATGGTACAGGGCACAATTCCCGGCTATCGCGCCACGCAATCGGCCGTGGATGCCGATTTGGATCGCATCAAAGCACTGGGCGTCCAAGTCATCTGCAACACAGCAGTAACCATGCAGAACATGAAAGAAAAAGGCTTTGATTATATCGTCATTGCCTGCGGAGCTCAAAAAGGGATTCCACTGGGATTAAAAGGGGAGGATGCACCCAATGTGCTCGATGCCATGGATTTTCTCCGCGCTTCTCGTGAAAATAAAGCACCTGATCTCGGGCAGCGAGTCGGTGTGATTGGCGGCGGCGACGTAGCCATGGATTGCGCACGCAGTGCGAAACGGCTAAGCGCAGGCGACGTCACCCTGTTTTATCGACGGACGCGCGCACAAATGCCTGCTGAAAAGGAAGAAATCGAAGCGGCACTGAGTGAAGGCATCATACTCAAAGAACTTTCCGCCCCGATAGAATGCATCGAATCCAACAAGCGCATGACTGCACTTCGATGTCAGAAAATGAAATTGGGCGAGCCCGACGAGAGCGGACGCCAACGCCCATTACCGCTCCCCGGCAGCACATTCGACACATCCTTAGACACGCTAATCGTGGCCATCGGTCAGCAGCCTGATTTTGATTTTCTGGGGGAAACCGGTCCGGCATGCAATAAAAGGGGATACATTCAGGCAAATCCTGAGACATTGGAAACATCCCTGTCTGGCGTTTATGCTGGAGGCGACGCCATCAACAACGGACCGGAAACCATCGTAAAGGCACTGGGTGACGGGAAAACAATCTCGCAATCCATTCGTGCCAAAGTAGAAGGAATCCCAATCAATGAACCGGGTCCCCTGCCGGAGGGCGATTATGCAGACCTACTGCAGCGCAGAGGAAAACGTGCGTGGCGCGTCGACATCCCCGAATCCACAGTGGATCAGCGAAACGGATTTGATGAAGTAATTCACACCCTGAGCAAAGACGCCGCACAAAAAGAAGCCGCCCGCTGTCTGGCCTGTCATAAAATGTGCAGCATCTGCACCACCGTCTGCCCAAACAGAGCACTGTTCACCTACAACATAACGCCCGAACAGCTTCCTGCTTTTGATGTAAAAATCAATGAGCACTGGGCCGTCGCAGTGATTCGTAAGGTTTACAATGTATTCCAATCATTTCAGGTAGCTGTATTAACTGACTTCTGCAATGAATGCGCCAATTGCGAAACATTTTGTCCGACCGCCGGAGCGCCCTATCGGGATAAACCTCGCATCTATATCAATCGTGCCGAGTTTGAGGTACAGGAAAACAATGCATTCACTCTTGGCCGAAACACAAATAATGGTTTATCTCTTGCCGGGCGGTTTGCCGGGCAGACCCATCGTTTAGTTGAATCAGGCGATGACATGATTTACGAAACAGCGGCTTTTCGGCTGCAC